The region CAGCCTTGGCAGGGTAAAGCCCAGCGCTCTGGCAAGCAGACCAGCCCCAAGCACATCCCGCTGCTCCGGCACAGGCAGCCCTGTCCCAAACAGCCTCCCCTGCGCTGAGAGGGAGCTGCTCCATCAGGGGCACTCGATTTCCAGGGACGGGAAATACCGCCAAGGCCACATATATCTCCACTCAACTGACTCCAGGGAGAGACGGGGAAACTGCTAAAAGAGTAGGACCTGGCAGCAGGACTCTTGGGTTCCCTACCCAGTTTCTCTCTAACTCCAAAGGTGGCTTTCGAGGCAGCACAGCTGTTTCCCAAGTAACGAGCTGCCCCCTCTCCACACAGGACTAAGAGGACGATGCCTGTTGGATGCTGGACACCGTCCATGCCCCCGCAGGCAGCTGGTGTGGATAAGATCATGTCCTAGAATCATAGAGATAAACAGAGTCCAGAGGCCAAGACACATAGCTGGAGACTGTTGTCACTGCCCAGACAGACACGGGGCACCAACAGAGGGTACCGCTGGTAGCCACGGGGCAGAGCCCCCCGGCTTCGCACCCACGGGCCTCCGCGGCGGGCAGAACGGGGTCCCCACCGCACGCAGCCGCTCACGCTTCTCCCCATCGCAGGATCCCCCAACGTCGCGGGGGCATCGGAGTCACACGGGGCAGCCCCGGGGGGCAGCGCCCCGCACCTCGCCCCGCATCGCGCCAGCCCCTCGGCATCGCCCACCTGTGGAAGagcaggaggatggagaggagggtcTGGTCGATGTTCCTGTTGCAGATGCCCTGGTTGAAGAGGTAGCAGGGGTCCCGCACAACGGGCTCCAGCGAGTCCTGGCGCATGATGGAGCTCAGCTTGTCGGTGTTGAGGTTCTTGCGGaccagctgctcctgcagctgccgGAAGCTGCTCACCGTGGGGCTGCCCAGGTTGTTGTTGTCGCCCCCGGCGCCCTCCTCCAGCCCGCTGCGGTTGGCCAGgtccaggcagcagctgcagcagtccAGCCCGACGGGCGACCTGCACTCCTCGGCGGGCGACGAGGACatcccgggacccccccccacccctctccGCGCGGGGCGAGCGGCGGCGGGACGGACGCGCCCGGCTGCCGGAGCGACCCGGCTCCGCCGCCCGCCCCGAGCGcaccccgcccgccccgccccgccccgagCCCTCCCGGCTCCGCCCCCCGCCCCGAACCCGCCGGCTCCGCCCGCCCCGAGCCCTCCCGGCCGCTCGGGATCCGCCGCGGCTGCACcgccccccggctccccccgccccggagccgccccccggctcccccccgccccgaatTCGGCTCCGGACCCGAACCCGCCGCCCCGAGCGCCCGGGGGCTTCGTGCGCAGTCCCGGCGGAGTCGTGGAATCGTGGACTCCTTAGGGTGGGAAAAGagtcatagactcatggaatggtttgggttggaagggaccttaaagctcatccagttgcCCTCCCAGCCACGGGCACCGAcccctcccgctggatcaggggctccagggatggggcagccacccctgctctgggcagcctgggccagggcctccccaccctcacaacaaaacatttctccctaagatctcatctcaatctcccctcttgcagctgaaaa is a window of Phaenicophaeus curvirostris isolate KB17595 chromosome 13, BPBGC_Pcur_1.0, whole genome shotgun sequence DNA encoding:
- the TSC22D3 gene encoding TSC22 domain family protein 3, producing the protein MSSSPAEECRSPVGLDCCSCCLDLANRSGLEEGAGGDNNNLGSPTVSSFRQLQEQLVRKNLNTDKLSSIMRQDSLEPVVRDPCYLFNQGICNRNIDQTLLSILLLFHSASGASVVAIDNKIEQAMDLVKNHLMYAVREEVEVLKEQIKELLEKNSQLERENSLLKTLASPEQLEKFQSRLPAEVLCPEEQSPGAAAPAQHSGGSAV